From Phragmites australis chromosome 5, lpPhrAust1.1, whole genome shotgun sequence, a single genomic window includes:
- the LOC133918956 gene encoding uncharacterized protein LOC133918956 has protein sequence MGDPPPEALWRIYGFDLSKNSPRVMQLQLHLPNMHMISFQEGQDIQEVLNREDADKSIPTEYFNANKVHEHARGILYRDFPEWYTWQKGKNKKFWQRRRREGGQVGGIVSAHPAEGERYYLRVLLNHVTSATSFDDLRKVYGKILPTFCEATERRGLIEADNTLDKCLTEAELFQMPPSLRRLFATILVFCEPSDVRGLWNKHLEAMSEDYRHINPCTFATQQMVLIDIRNMLQSMGKDIRSFPLPEIDEAHDTANGVPREIFEESTIELDHEDATMLDSLNAEQRAAYDEILSAVESDEGGVFFVDGPGGTGKTFLYKALLATIRGQGKIVVAIATSGVAASIMPGGRTAHSRFKIPLSVDDGAFCSFTKQSGTAKLLRTASLIIWDEASMTKRQAVEALDNSMRDIMSRPELPFGGKTVVFGGYFRQVLPVV, from the coding sequence ATGGGTGACCCCCCCCCGGAAGCCTTGTGGAGGATATACGGCTTTGACCTGAGCAAGAACTCACCACGTGTGATGCAACTACAACTTCATCTCCCGAATATGCACATGATTTCATTTCAAGAGGGCCAAGATATCCAAGAAGTTCTCAATCGGGAAGATGCTGATAAGTCAATACCGACAGAGTATTTCAATGCGAACAAAGTACATGAGCATGCTCGGGGTATCTTGTACCGAGATTTTCCCGAGTGGTATACTTGGCAGaaaggcaaaaataaaaaattctggcAACGAAGGAGACGAGAAGGTGGACAAGTTGGTGGAATCGTGTCAGCTCATCCAGCCGAGGGGGAACGCTACTATTTGCGGGTTCTCCTAAATCATGTGACTAGCGCCACCTCCTTTGATGACCTAAGGAAGGTTTACGGCAAGATCCTACCTACCTTTTGTGAAGCCACAGAGAGAAGGGGCCTGATCGAGGCAGACAACACATTGGACAAGTGTCTTACGGAAGCCGAGTTGTTCCAGATGCCACCATCGCTCCGGAGGCTCTTCGCAACAATACTGGTATTCTGTGAGCCTAGCGACGTGCGTGGACTCTGGAACAAGCACTTGGAGGCAATGTCAGAAGACTATCGCCACATCAATCCATGCACATTCGCGACCCAACAAATGGTTTTAATAGATATCAGAAACATGCTACAGTCAATGGGTAAAGATATACGGTCATTCCCTCTTCCTGAGATCGACGAAGCACATGACACGGCAAACGGTGTGCccagggagatctttgaggagTCCACGATCGAGCTTGACCATGAGGACGCAACTATGTTGGACTCCCTCAACGCCGAGCAAAGGGCCGCCTACGATGAGATTCTGTCTGCTGTTGAAAGTGACGAGGGTGGTGTGTTTTTTGTGGATGGACCAGGAGGGACAGGGAAGACTTTTTTGTACAAGGCGTTGCTTGCAACGATACGAGGGCAGGGGAAGATTGTCGTGGCAATAGCTACGTCCGGTGTTGCAGCTTCCATAATGCCTGGTGGAAGAACCGCGCACTCGCGCTTCAAGATACCACTGAGTGTTGACGATGGTGCGTTCTGTAGCTTCACTAAACAGAGTGGGACTGCCAAGCTTCTGCGGACGGCTTCACTCATTATTTGGGATGAAGCCTCCATGACTAAGAGACAAGCGGTGGAGGCGTTGGACAACAGCATGCGTGACATAATGAGCCGACCAGAATTGCCATTCGGTGGGAAGACGGTTGTGTTTGGTGGATATTTCAGGCAGGTCCTCCCTGTTGTCTGA
- the LOC133918960 gene encoding fruit protein pKIWI502-like isoform X1 codes for MAAVSAPPRPTSLLPIPSFASTSHLPMRALPILRRRVRPLTTAYAVRQDAAVWTPAPVSAVGAANADGSVFHVAVDLSDAAELADSYVAPGQYLQVRVPSGGDGELKPAFMAVASPPSAGARFEFLIKSVPGTTAERLCGLRDGDVVELGAVMGKGFLVERLAPPDSAQTVLIFAAGTGISTIRSLVESGFAANERADVRLYYGARSLQAMAYQDRFKNWESTGLKIIPVLSQPDDSWKGERGYVQHAFLRAKNIVNPSSTGAVLCGQKQMHERHDSCMSTVKTFVNAGLRYEVTIFMLVCSRVSRFIFGCSLQIPLHSLESLYVKLYCT; via the exons ATGGCCGCCGTCTCCGCGCCTCCCCGTCCTACAAGCCTCCTCCCTATCCCCTCCTTCGCCTCCACCTCCCACCTCCCAATGCGCGCGCTCCccatcctccgccgccgcgtccgccccCTCACCACCGCGTACGCCGTGCGGCAGGACGCGGCCGTCTGGACTCCCGCGCCCGTCTCCGCTGTCGGCGCCGCCAACGCAGACGGCTCTGTCTTCCACGTCGCCGTCGACCTCTCCGACGCCGCGGAGCTCGCGGACTCCTACGTCGCGCCGGGGCAGTACCTCCAGGTCCGCGTCCCCTCTGGCGGAGACGGGGAGCTCAAGCCAGCGTTCATGGCCGTCGCCTCGCCCCCCAGCGCGGGGGCCCGGTTCGAATTCCTGATCAAGTCCGTGCCGGGGACCACCGCGGAGCGGCTGTGCGGACTCCGCGACGGGGACGTTGTCGAGCTCGGAGCCGTCATGGGGAAGGGGTTCCTCGTCGAGAGGTTAGCGCCGCCAGACTCCGCGCAGACCGTGCTTATCTTCGCCGCCGGGACGGGGATCAG TACAATTCGTTCACTTGTCGAGTCCGGTTTTGCTGCCAATGAAAGAGCTGATGTGAGACTTTACTATGGTGCCAGAAGTCTACAAGCTATGGCATATCAG GATAGATTTAAGAACTGGGAGTCAACTGGACTTAAAATAATACCAGTCTTGTCGCAACCAGATGATAGTTGGAAAGGTGAGCGGGGATATGTTCAG CATGCTTTCTTGAGAGCCAAGAACATTGTAAATCCGTCTTCCACAGGAGCAGTGTTATGTGGACAGAAGCAAATGCATGAG AGGCATGACAGTTGCATGTCTACAGTTAAAACCTTTGTCAACGCTGGATTGAGGTATGAAGTAACTATATTCATGCTAGTTTGTTCACGGGTTTCAAGATTTATCTTTGGGTGTTCCCTCCAAATCCCACTTCATTCCCTGGAATCTCTTTATGTCAAGCTTTATTGCACCTGA
- the LOC133918960 gene encoding fruit protein pKIWI502-like isoform X2: MAAVSAPPRPTSLLPIPSFASTSHLPMRALPILRRRVRPLTTAYAVRQDAAVWTPAPVSAVGAANADGSVFHVAVDLSDAAELADSYVAPGQYLQVRVPSGGDGELKPAFMAVASPPSAGARFEFLIKSVPGTTAERLCGLRDGDVVELGAVMGKGFLVERLAPPDSAQTVLIFAAGTGISTIRSLVESGFAANERADVRLYYGARSLQAMAYQDRFKNWESTGLKIIPVLSQPDDSWKGERGYVQHAFLRAKNIVNPSSTGAVLCGQKQMHEEITVALVADGVSQDKILTNF; encoded by the exons ATGGCCGCCGTCTCCGCGCCTCCCCGTCCTACAAGCCTCCTCCCTATCCCCTCCTTCGCCTCCACCTCCCACCTCCCAATGCGCGCGCTCCccatcctccgccgccgcgtccgccccCTCACCACCGCGTACGCCGTGCGGCAGGACGCGGCCGTCTGGACTCCCGCGCCCGTCTCCGCTGTCGGCGCCGCCAACGCAGACGGCTCTGTCTTCCACGTCGCCGTCGACCTCTCCGACGCCGCGGAGCTCGCGGACTCCTACGTCGCGCCGGGGCAGTACCTCCAGGTCCGCGTCCCCTCTGGCGGAGACGGGGAGCTCAAGCCAGCGTTCATGGCCGTCGCCTCGCCCCCCAGCGCGGGGGCCCGGTTCGAATTCCTGATCAAGTCCGTGCCGGGGACCACCGCGGAGCGGCTGTGCGGACTCCGCGACGGGGACGTTGTCGAGCTCGGAGCCGTCATGGGGAAGGGGTTCCTCGTCGAGAGGTTAGCGCCGCCAGACTCCGCGCAGACCGTGCTTATCTTCGCCGCCGGGACGGGGATCAG TACAATTCGTTCACTTGTCGAGTCCGGTTTTGCTGCCAATGAAAGAGCTGATGTGAGACTTTACTATGGTGCCAGAAGTCTACAAGCTATGGCATATCAG GATAGATTTAAGAACTGGGAGTCAACTGGACTTAAAATAATACCAGTCTTGTCGCAACCAGATGATAGTTGGAAAGGTGAGCGGGGATATGTTCAG CATGCTTTCTTGAGAGCCAAGAACATTGTAAATCCGTCTTCCACAGGAGCAGTGTTATGTGGACAGAAGCAAATGCATGAG GAGATCACCGTAGCCCTTGTTGCGGATGGCGTATCCCAAGATAAAATTTTGACGAACTTCTAA